A genome region from Chryseobacterium sp. G0186 includes the following:
- a CDS encoding DUF3853 family protein, which produces MKEINLKTPMWKLTVGEFLEISKDFIFQQKYEYGLKGLAKILGCSISKASEIKSSGILDEAIIQKGNIIIIDIEKALELFAQK; this is translated from the coding sequence ATGAAAGAAATAAATCTTAAAACTCCAATGTGGAAATTAACTGTTGGAGAGTTTTTAGAAATTTCAAAAGACTTCATATTTCAACAAAAATACGAATATGGATTAAAGGGATTGGCAAAAATTCTGGGATGTTCCATTTCAAAAGCTTCTGAAATAAAATCATCTGGAATATTGGATGAAGCCATTATCCAAAAGGGTAATATAATCATTATTGACATTGAGAAAGCTTTGGAGCTTTTCGCCCAGAAGTAA
- a CDS encoding RteC domain-containing protein: MVTNTIFREITQLHDELESEINKVYKEDNDVVKLAEKSLILIDNAVRKVKGMISSHHFDTIAQEIHFFKKIKPQFISKFIYHSTILDIESHKPNAGIKIIKEYYEAEQEKLKNFYTEQSEFYSYYRRDATYLDHKIFVRNSYDLKMKLSFGFYNFDTSFTTSHDHLVARFIANQLFDEYLKESIANLSENRSNKILSPLVWSASKVSLTELLFALHLSNCFNSGHTELSEIFRWAEKSFDISLGNYHKTLGEIRLRKNDRSKFLNLLRQNLNQYLDDLDI; encoded by the coding sequence ATGGTAACAAATACTATTTTTAGAGAAATTACTCAATTACATGATGAGTTAGAATCAGAGATTAATAAAGTTTATAAAGAAGATAATGATGTTGTCAAACTCGCTGAAAAATCTTTGATTCTCATTGATAACGCTGTGCGAAAAGTTAAAGGAATGATTTCATCCCATCATTTTGATACAATTGCTCAAGAAATACATTTTTTCAAGAAAATAAAACCGCAGTTTATTTCAAAATTTATTTATCATTCAACAATCCTTGATATTGAATCTCATAAGCCTAATGCAGGCATTAAAATTATTAAAGAATATTATGAAGCTGAGCAAGAAAAGTTAAAAAATTTTTATACTGAACAATCCGAATTTTACAGTTATTATCGTCGTGATGCCACCTATTTGGATCACAAGATATTTGTGAGGAATTCTTATGATTTAAAAATGAAGCTATCTTTTGGCTTTTACAATTTCGATACAAGTTTTACAACATCTCACGATCATCTAGTAGCAAGATTTATTGCCAATCAGCTATTTGATGAATATTTGAAAGAGTCAATAGCAAATTTAAGTGAAAACCGCAGCAATAAAATTTTATCACCACTAGTATGGTCTGCATCGAAAGTGAGTCTAACTGAATTACTATTTGCCTTACATCTAAGTAATTGTTTTAATTCGGGTCACACCGAACTATCGGAAATTTTTAGATGGGCAGAGAAATCATTTGATATTAGTTTAGGTAACTATCATAAAACTTTAGGTGAAATAAGACTAAGAAAAAATGATCGGTCAAAATTTCTGAATTTACTCCGACAAAATCTTAATCAGTATCTGGATGATTTAGATATCTAA
- a CDS encoding MauE/DoxX family redox-associated membrane protein, with protein sequence MKNFQIYCITAVSYFFAILFIYASVSKVLDFENFQSQIAQSPLLSVYAGSISYFTIVIEFIAVFFLMIPAKRILGLYFSLGLMSAFTMYIYLILEYSEFVPCSCGGILENMGWKSHLIFNGICVIIAGFAIVLAERHQGQKAIKFISRPVVVIFISSLSVSLLYLQSEKQIRKNNNFTRRYIPHAVEEETHLNIDYNSFYFMGDDSHNLYLGNTTAPLNITVVKKDLSGFSKYRIPLETKSYQFKSLKIAWKAPFYYIYDGTVPVIFKGTISNNDPLHKVTENEMFFDQLNVLSEENYLFRSQSSKFKNFVLGYYQNNIVKLEYDLLGTDEAGYIDNDGLLLSDLQTKMSVYLYYYKNEFVAFDHAKSRNSNRLKMIGFQKEQKTETVKLPDGSTKIKNPLQQSVKNAFVTNNLLFVNSNSKAVHDGTMQWNKSSIIDLYKINQQYYSGSFLVPNRHGEKVKDMFIAGEYLYILIGNEIVKYHFAQPILEQFHR encoded by the coding sequence ATGAAAAATTTTCAAATTTATTGTATTACTGCTGTTTCGTATTTTTTTGCCATCCTTTTTATTTATGCAAGTGTGAGTAAAGTACTGGATTTTGAAAACTTTCAGTCACAGATTGCCCAGTCTCCTCTGCTTAGCGTCTATGCTGGAAGCATATCCTATTTTACAATAGTTATAGAATTTATAGCGGTGTTTTTTCTAATGATTCCTGCAAAAAGAATTTTAGGCTTATACTTTTCGCTTGGACTGATGTCTGCTTTTACGATGTATATTTACCTAATTCTCGAGTATAGTGAGTTTGTTCCGTGCTCCTGTGGTGGAATTTTGGAAAATATGGGATGGAAATCCCATTTAATCTTTAATGGGATATGTGTAATTATTGCAGGTTTTGCCATTGTACTGGCTGAAAGACACCAAGGTCAGAAGGCAATTAAGTTTATTTCAAGACCTGTAGTGGTAATCTTCATCAGCTCACTGTCTGTTAGCCTTTTATATCTTCAGTCTGAAAAACAAATAAGAAAAAATAATAATTTCACAAGAAGATACATACCGCATGCAGTAGAAGAAGAAACTCATCTCAATATTGATTATAATTCTTTTTATTTTATGGGAGATGATTCTCATAATCTTTACCTCGGCAACACAACCGCACCTTTAAATATTACTGTTGTAAAAAAAGATCTGAGCGGTTTCTCAAAGTATCGAATACCTTTAGAAACTAAATCATATCAATTTAAAAGTCTGAAAATAGCATGGAAAGCTCCCTTTTATTATATCTATGACGGCACTGTTCCAGTGATTTTTAAGGGAACGATTTCAAATAATGACCCGTTACATAAAGTGACTGAAAATGAGATGTTTTTTGATCAGTTAAATGTTCTTTCGGAAGAAAACTATTTATTTAGATCACAAAGCTCAAAATTCAAAAATTTCGTATTGGGTTATTATCAAAACAACATTGTTAAATTGGAATATGATCTTCTGGGAACTGATGAAGCAGGATATATTGACAATGATGGTCTTTTACTTTCTGACCTGCAGACAAAAATGTCAGTGTATTTATATTACTACAAAAATGAGTTTGTTGCTTTTGATCATGCAAAAAGTAGAAATAGTAACAGATTAAAAATGATTGGTTTTCAAAAAGAGCAGAAAACCGAAACCGTAAAACTTCCTGACGGTTCAACGAAAATTAAGAATCCCCTTCAGCAAAGTGTAAAAAATGCTTTTGTCACCAATAATTTATTGTTTGTCAATTCAAATTCCAAAGCTGTCCATGATGGAACCATGCAGTGGAATAAGTCGAGCATTATTGACCTTTATAAGATTAATCAGCAATATTATTCCGGGAGCTTTCTGGTACCCAATCGCCATGGTGAGAAAGTAAAGGACATGTTTATCGCTGGTGAGTACTTATATATCCTCATTGGAAATGAAATTGTCAAATATCATTTTGCGCAACCGATACTTGAGCAATTTCACAGGTAA
- a CDS encoding alpha/beta hydrolase family protein, with protein sequence MKTFLIFVLFFLIQQVFSQEKSEMASREKYDNYDINLKDTSLDGKWLAFYKVYDDNSDTLVIVNRNNPDKQYQKVKVQDHKWSNDRLVLKYNDHTEVFDYNKNKQWELPACKSFGMIPKDHLLALYSSDTVKVYDLKNEQLLDKIGLVSNVFFHDDTICMQVKNGTEYDLVDLKNNGIVSLYKTPNTIFSVKFLRNHSLLIFEKKDGNIQDIVYYNGFSKKTFKFAQVLKPQFNSATGYQRNDGSIIITTEKTKVKRQSSDPEVWLTSDNNLIQKFKNTVPGQFLWQPEEKKILKLGTKNLERVVDINNDNYFLTFSFSQMQDYTTKQVSSKVYRFDQRNEEFKYVDTIKEIAFYSPGGQYIIYKKNKFWKLLNINTLQYTEIKDNSFANVYFTKNNKIIFDGSEGLWEYDIKTDHLKLSYRDEPGIYKILTYDYSGNFLNYLLEINFRSRGLNENSFMFEVYDPSTLVKSFYEKTNTKYLPLIKTTTSKLVYQKTDISKNSYVFTEENYNLPKQLITLSRSEKKKVVYQSNRGDKAQADFRIETIHYQNSEHANLKGTLHYPLNYIPSKRYPLIVHVYEIQSDKRNEYPVFLEQNITEGFDIRSLLEQGYFVYMPDIVFDKRGTGISALDCVNKSLDAISGYNSIDFDKIGMIGHSHGGYITNFVATHSNRFATYIAGSGYSDIVRSYFSMSFHYMSPLYWQYENGQFNLKTSFLEDKELYFRNNPVYYVENVSRPILLWTGKKDLNVEWGQSMEFYIGLKRNKKEATLLIYPEEGHYIASRSSSKDLFQKTMEWLGHHLKGEEKPAWTE encoded by the coding sequence ATGAAAACTTTTTTAATATTCGTATTGTTTTTCTTAATCCAGCAAGTATTTTCTCAGGAGAAAAGTGAAATGGCATCGAGAGAAAAATATGATAACTATGACATTAATCTGAAAGATACTTCATTAGACGGCAAGTGGCTGGCATTTTATAAAGTGTATGATGACAACAGTGATACTCTTGTGATCGTAAATCGGAACAATCCCGACAAGCAATATCAGAAAGTAAAAGTACAAGATCACAAGTGGAGTAACGACCGACTAGTGCTGAAGTATAATGACCATACAGAAGTTTTTGATTATAATAAAAATAAACAATGGGAATTACCTGCATGTAAAAGCTTTGGAATGATTCCTAAAGATCATTTATTGGCACTATACAGTTCTGACACAGTTAAGGTCTATGATTTGAAAAATGAACAGTTACTGGATAAGATAGGATTAGTTTCTAACGTTTTTTTTCATGATGATACAATTTGTATGCAAGTTAAAAATGGAACTGAGTATGACCTAGTTGACTTAAAAAATAATGGCATCGTATCTTTGTACAAAACACCTAATACTATATTTAGTGTAAAGTTTCTCAGAAATCATTCTTTACTAATTTTTGAAAAAAAAGATGGAAACATTCAAGACATTGTATATTATAATGGGTTTTCAAAAAAAACATTCAAGTTTGCGCAAGTACTAAAGCCTCAATTTAATTCTGCTACCGGATACCAAAGAAATGATGGAAGCATAATAATCACTACGGAAAAGACAAAGGTCAAAAGACAATCTTCTGATCCTGAAGTTTGGTTAACATCAGATAACAATCTTATACAGAAATTTAAAAATACTGTACCAGGTCAATTTCTTTGGCAACCAGAAGAAAAAAAGATTCTTAAGTTGGGAACTAAGAACCTAGAGAGAGTCGTAGATATCAATAATGACAACTATTTTTTGACGTTCAGCTTTTCCCAAATGCAGGATTATACGACAAAACAGGTTTCATCAAAAGTTTACAGATTTGATCAAAGAAACGAAGAATTTAAATATGTTGATACGATAAAAGAAATCGCTTTTTATTCGCCGGGTGGTCAGTATATAATTTATAAAAAAAATAAATTTTGGAAACTATTAAATATTAATACGTTACAGTATACAGAGATTAAAGATAACTCTTTTGCCAATGTCTATTTTACAAAAAATAACAAGATCATATTTGACGGATCGGAGGGACTTTGGGAATACGATATAAAAACAGATCATCTTAAACTCAGTTACAGAGATGAACCGGGAATTTACAAGATTCTTACCTATGACTATTCAGGCAATTTTCTAAATTATCTTTTAGAAATCAATTTTCGTAGTCGAGGGCTTAATGAGAATAGTTTTATGTTTGAAGTTTATGATCCATCTACGTTAGTGAAATCATTTTATGAGAAAACCAATACAAAATATTTACCTCTGATTAAAACTACCACTTCAAAACTGGTTTATCAGAAAACTGATATTTCAAAAAACAGTTACGTTTTTACAGAAGAAAACTATAATCTGCCTAAGCAATTGATCACTTTGAGCAGGTCAGAAAAAAAGAAGGTAGTTTATCAGTCAAATAGAGGGGATAAAGCACAAGCAGATTTTCGAATAGAAACCATTCATTATCAAAACAGTGAGCATGCTAATCTTAAAGGGACATTGCATTATCCTCTCAATTATATTCCATCTAAACGCTATCCATTGATCGTCCATGTGTATGAGATACAAAGTGACAAACGCAATGAATACCCGGTATTCTTGGAACAAAATATAACTGAAGGCTTTGATATCCGATCTCTTTTGGAACAAGGATATTTCGTTTATATGCCTGACATTGTTTTTGATAAACGGGGAACAGGCATATCGGCACTGGACTGCGTGAATAAATCTCTTGATGCAATAAGTGGTTACAATTCAATAGATTTTGATAAGATAGGGATGATTGGTCATTCGCACGGAGGTTACATCACCAATTTTGTTGCAACCCATTCAAATCGATTTGCAACCTACATAGCAGGTTCAGGATATAGTGATATTGTTCGCTCCTATTTTTCAATGAGTTTTCATTATATGAGTCCGCTTTATTGGCAGTATGAAAACGGACAATTTAATTTAAAAACTTCTTTTTTGGAAGATAAGGAACTTTATTTCCGCAATAATCCAGTTTATTATGTGGAAAATGTTTCAAGACCCATCTTGTTATGGACAGGAAAAAAAGATCTGAATGTTGAGTGGGGGCAATCGATGGAATTTTATATCGGGCTTAAGCGAAATAAAAAAGAGGCTACATTGCTCATATATCCAGAGGAAGGACATTATATAGCTTCCAGGTCGAGTTCGAAGGATCTTTTTCAAAAAACGATGGAATGGTTAGGACACCATTTGAAAGGAGAAGAAAAACCAGCATGGACAGAATAA
- a CDS encoding DUF6520 family protein gives MRNLKTIMIPVAILVFGVGSAFATNKAKTEKKASIFAYHFDPAAPAEKCIPFGEIDCDVIGGTVCTELVNGSPKVMQSYLSDTECGQTLYRN, from the coding sequence ATGAGAAATCTTAAAACAATCATGATTCCCGTAGCCATCTTAGTGTTTGGTGTCGGAAGTGCTTTTGCTACAAACAAAGCAAAAACAGAGAAGAAAGCAAGTATTTTTGCTTATCATTTTGACCCAGCTGCTCCAGCTGAGAAATGTATTCCATTTGGAGAAATTGACTGTGATGTCATTGGTGGTACAGTTTGCACCGAATTGGTCAACGGTTCACCAAAAGTAATGCAGTCATATCTCAGCGATACGGAATGCGGACAGACATTATATAGAAATTAA
- a CDS encoding helix-turn-helix domain-containing protein: MAISIITKEDLQQFKVELLEAIKELLQGNTTEQKLWLRTSEVKKMLNISSGTLQNLRINGTLSYSKVGGTLYYNYKDIEKLLKDFKH, from the coding sequence ATGGCAATATCCATTATCACCAAAGAAGACCTTCAGCAGTTTAAAGTTGAATTGCTGGAAGCTATCAAAGAACTATTACAAGGTAATACTACAGAACAAAAGTTGTGGCTTCGCACCTCTGAGGTCAAGAAGATGCTTAATATTTCTTCAGGCACATTACAGAACTTAAGAATTAATGGAACACTATCTTACAGTAAGGTAGGAGGGACATTATACTACAATTACAAGGATATTGAGAAACTACTGAAAGATTTCAAACATTAA
- a CDS encoding helix-turn-helix domain-containing protein, with amino-acid sequence MKKLNYFLVFIFAFSQHIFSQQKKERTFWEIRKNYQKMTIDDIRAMPYVKDYIQKSKRQNNLPKLIQGYRDGRQFDFANKMKYADSALAASIKYKNNDDISKDYLSKGIIYYFYQKKYKLALNEYLMAYKYSKDSKDEYHYYKVLYHLGIVKEHLGYYDEALEHFSNCAEFYSTKMNSKMHENILFNYKKAYYNSLHQMTIVNRYLKNFLKSDSLIDLGYHLTRNDGDFLIENSYFLKCRGISKFHKKDYSGAKLDLEQALPILLQRNDFAWTSVIYYYLGKISEVRNQLPNAIKYYGAIDSIFEKQQFIFPEIYRGYNYLISYYKDKDLNKQLYYTNQLLKADSLVTKDYPYLSNKLHKDYDRNTLIQEKENIETTGRNNMLFANILIVTGSLAFTILSYKYIKDQKIKKQYDLLQKRIAEGNNVLLDKKVDEADDNLLKKSLLTPELSHEIRIKLDKFEKELQFTKRLTQNSLAAKLNTNSRYLSAYINENKGVNFNKYIAGLRINYITTLLNSNNKYLNFTIEALAEECGIVARQNFSKLFFEINGIRPADYIKKRKQELGLS; translated from the coding sequence ATGAAAAAGTTAAATTACTTTCTCGTCTTCATTTTTGCATTTTCTCAACACATATTTTCACAGCAAAAAAAAGAGAGAACCTTCTGGGAAATCAGAAAAAATTATCAAAAAATGACCATTGACGACATTCGCGCAATGCCATACGTTAAGGACTATATTCAAAAATCTAAGAGACAGAATAACTTGCCAAAACTCATCCAAGGATATAGGGACGGTAGGCAATTTGATTTTGCTAACAAAATGAAATATGCCGACAGCGCGTTGGCGGCAAGTATTAAATATAAAAACAACGATGATATTAGCAAAGATTACTTAAGCAAAGGAATCATTTATTACTTCTATCAAAAAAAATATAAACTGGCTTTGAATGAATATTTAATGGCATATAAATATTCAAAGGATTCAAAAGATGAGTACCATTATTATAAAGTTTTATATCATCTTGGAATAGTTAAAGAACATTTAGGTTATTATGACGAGGCTTTAGAACATTTTTCAAATTGCGCAGAGTTCTACAGCACCAAAATGAACAGTAAAATGCACGAGAATATACTTTTCAACTATAAAAAAGCTTATTATAACTCACTGCATCAGATGACAATAGTAAACCGATATCTGAAAAATTTTTTGAAAAGCGACAGTTTAATCGATCTCGGATATCATCTGACAAGAAATGATGGTGATTTTCTTATTGAAAATAGTTACTTTCTTAAGTGTAGGGGAATTTCAAAATTTCATAAAAAGGATTATTCGGGAGCAAAATTAGATTTAGAGCAGGCACTTCCGATATTGTTGCAAAGAAATGATTTTGCATGGACCTCGGTAATTTATTATTATCTTGGAAAGATATCAGAAGTAAGAAACCAGTTACCCAATGCTATAAAATATTATGGCGCAATCGATTCAATATTCGAAAAACAACAATTTATATTTCCTGAGATTTACAGGGGTTACAATTATCTAATTAGCTATTATAAGGATAAGGATCTTAATAAGCAGCTTTATTACACAAATCAGCTTTTAAAAGCTGACAGTTTGGTTACAAAAGATTATCCTTATTTATCAAATAAGTTGCATAAGGATTACGACCGAAATACTCTAATACAAGAAAAAGAAAATATTGAGACAACTGGACGAAATAATATGTTGTTTGCAAATATTCTTATTGTAACGGGATCACTTGCATTTACAATTCTTTCCTACAAATATATAAAAGACCAAAAAATAAAAAAGCAGTATGATTTACTTCAAAAGAGAATTGCTGAAGGTAACAATGTGCTTTTGGACAAAAAAGTAGATGAAGCAGATGATAATTTGTTAAAAAAGAGTTTACTCACTCCTGAATTGTCCCATGAAATTAGAATAAAGTTGGACAAGTTTGAGAAGGAACTCCAATTTACCAAGCGTTTAACTCAAAATAGCTTAGCCGCTAAACTCAATACTAATTCACGATATTTATCGGCTTATATTAATGAGAATAAAGGTGTAAATTTTAATAAGTATATTGCTGGATTACGGATTAATTATATTACAACTTTATTAAACAGTAATAATAAATACTTAAATTTTACAATAGAGGCTTTAGCAGAGGAGTGCGGTATTGTGGCTAGACAAAACTTTTCAAAGCTTTTCTTCGAGATTAATGGGATTCGTCCAGCGGATTACATAAAAAAGCGAAAACAAGAGCTCGGTTTAAGTTGA